From Carbonactinospora thermoautotrophica, the proteins below share one genomic window:
- a CDS encoding bifunctional acetate--CoA ligase family protein/GNAT family N-acetyltransferase produces MDAYPAHWEADVVLRDGGTAHLRPIRPDDAERLVAFYDRVSDQSKYFRFFTPYPRLSERDVHRFTHVDYDDRVALIALIGEEMIGVVRYDRLPPTKEGERSKTAEVAFLVRDDHQGRGLGSVLLEHIAAAARERGIQRFVAEVLPANRRMIAVFEDAGYRQQREFEDGVVHLEFDLEPTETSVAVMRAREHRAEARSIERLLTPRSVAVIGASRSPHTIGQTLLRNLVQAGFTGRLYAVHPQADEILGVPAYRSVRDIPDPVDLAVIAVPAEAVEQVVAECAAKGVHGLVVVSSGFAETGPEGRRRQVRLVELARANGMRVVGPNSFGIANTDPAVALNATLSPIMPNRGRAGFFSQSGALGIAILAETVRRGLGLSTWVSAGNRADVSGNDLLQYWEDDAATDVVLLYLESIGNPRKFMRLARRVSRRKPVVAVKSGRHTQGVPIGHAAQPVSIPDPAVDDLFRQAGIIRVATIDELFDTAQLLAYQPLPRGDRVAIVGNSDSLGLLAKDACVSAGLRPRDPVDLGPTSTADDFRPALAKLLADPEVDAVITVFIPPLTSPNEEVARALAELAADADKPVLTTFLAYEGLPAQLRRLDAGGVPARGSVPSYPAPENAVRALAHAVRYVQWRDRPAGRLPELAGIAEDRARGLVRNLLAAHPGGVELDQERKEELLACYGIKLWPVVPVRDVESAVAAARELGYPVVLKATAEGMRHRSDLGFVQLDLADEDELRRAYATLEQLLGGDVSAARPVVQRMAAPGVATVIGTVEDPAFGPIVSFGVGGVATELLGDRAYRILPLTDVDAAELIRSVKAAPLLFGHRGAEPVDVAALEEVVLRISRLADDLPEVAELELDPVLVARHGCAVLGARIRLSPPPARVLDEGPRALRSPR; encoded by the coding sequence GTGGACGCCTATCCGGCACACTGGGAAGCCGACGTTGTGCTGCGGGACGGCGGCACCGCCCACCTGCGCCCCATCCGGCCGGACGACGCGGAGCGGCTGGTCGCGTTCTACGACCGGGTTTCCGACCAGTCGAAGTACTTCCGGTTCTTCACCCCCTACCCCAGGCTCTCCGAGCGTGACGTGCACCGGTTCACGCACGTGGACTACGACGACCGGGTCGCGCTGATCGCGCTGATCGGCGAGGAGATGATCGGCGTCGTCCGCTACGACCGGCTGCCGCCGACGAAGGAGGGGGAGCGGTCGAAAACCGCCGAGGTGGCGTTCCTCGTCCGGGACGACCACCAGGGGCGCGGGCTCGGCTCGGTGCTGCTGGAGCACATCGCGGCGGCGGCGCGCGAGCGCGGCATCCAGCGGTTCGTGGCCGAGGTGTTGCCGGCCAACCGCCGGATGATCGCGGTGTTCGAGGACGCCGGGTACCGGCAGCAGCGCGAGTTCGAGGACGGCGTCGTCCACCTGGAGTTCGATCTGGAGCCGACCGAGACCTCCGTCGCGGTCATGCGGGCGCGTGAGCACCGGGCCGAGGCGCGCTCGATCGAGCGCCTGCTCACCCCGCGCAGCGTCGCCGTCATCGGCGCCAGCCGGTCCCCGCACACGATCGGCCAGACGCTGCTGCGCAACCTCGTCCAGGCCGGCTTCACCGGCCGGCTGTACGCGGTGCATCCGCAGGCCGACGAGATCCTCGGCGTGCCCGCGTACCGGTCCGTGCGCGACATCCCCGACCCGGTCGACCTCGCCGTGATCGCCGTGCCCGCCGAGGCCGTCGAACAGGTGGTGGCCGAATGCGCCGCCAAGGGCGTGCACGGGCTCGTGGTCGTGTCCAGCGGCTTCGCCGAGACCGGACCGGAGGGCCGGCGTCGGCAGGTCCGGCTGGTCGAGCTGGCCCGCGCCAACGGCATGCGCGTGGTCGGGCCCAACTCGTTCGGCATCGCCAACACCGACCCGGCGGTGGCGCTCAACGCGACGCTCTCGCCGATCATGCCGAACCGCGGCCGGGCCGGGTTCTTCTCCCAGTCCGGCGCGCTCGGCATCGCGATCCTCGCCGAGACGGTACGCCGCGGGCTCGGTCTGTCCACCTGGGTGTCCGCGGGCAACCGGGCCGATGTGAGCGGGAACGACCTGCTGCAGTACTGGGAGGACGACGCCGCCACCGACGTCGTCCTGCTGTACCTGGAGTCGATCGGCAACCCGCGCAAGTTCATGCGGCTGGCGCGGCGGGTGTCCCGGCGCAAGCCGGTGGTCGCGGTGAAGAGCGGCCGGCACACCCAGGGCGTCCCGATCGGGCACGCCGCCCAGCCGGTGTCGATCCCCGACCCGGCCGTGGACGACCTGTTCCGGCAGGCCGGCATCATCCGGGTCGCCACCATCGACGAGCTGTTCGACACCGCGCAGCTGCTCGCCTACCAGCCGCTGCCACGCGGCGACCGGGTCGCGATCGTCGGCAACTCCGATTCCCTCGGGCTGCTCGCCAAGGACGCCTGCGTGAGCGCCGGACTGCGGCCGCGCGATCCTGTCGACCTCGGGCCCACCTCCACCGCGGACGACTTCCGGCCCGCGTTGGCCAAGCTGCTGGCCGACCCGGAGGTGGACGCGGTGATCACCGTGTTCATCCCGCCGCTCACCTCGCCCAACGAGGAGGTGGCCCGGGCGCTGGCCGAACTCGCGGCCGACGCGGACAAACCGGTGCTGACGACGTTCCTCGCGTACGAGGGGCTGCCGGCGCAGCTGCGTCGCCTGGACGCGGGCGGGGTGCCGGCCCGCGGCTCGGTCCCCTCCTACCCCGCGCCGGAGAACGCGGTCCGGGCGCTCGCCCACGCCGTGCGGTACGTCCAGTGGCGCGACCGGCCAGCCGGACGGCTCCCGGAGCTGGCCGGGATCGCCGAGGACCGCGCCCGGGGCCTGGTCCGGAACCTGTTGGCCGCGCACCCGGGGGGCGTCGAGCTCGACCAGGAGCGCAAGGAGGAGTTGCTCGCCTGCTACGGGATCAAGCTGTGGCCGGTGGTGCCGGTGCGCGACGTCGAGTCGGCCGTCGCGGCAGCGCGCGAGCTGGGTTACCCGGTCGTGCTCAAGGCCACCGCCGAGGGGATGCGCCACCGCAGTGACCTGGGGTTCGTGCAGCTCGATCTGGCCGACGAGGACGAGCTGCGCCGGGCGTACGCGACGCTCGAGCAGCTGCTCGGCGGCGACGTGTCCGCGGCGCGCCCGGTGGTGCAGCGGATGGCCGCCCCCGGCGTGGCCACGGTGATCGGCACGGTGGAGGACCCGGCGTTCGGACCGATCGTCTCCTTCGGGGTCGGCGGCGTAGCGACCGAGCTGCTCGGCGACCGCGCGTACCGCATCCTGCCGCTCACCGACGTCGACGCCGCCGAGCTGATCCGCTCGGTCAAGGCGGCGCCGCTGCTGTTCGGGCACCGCGGCGCCGAACCGGTCGACGTGGCCGCCCTGGAGGAGGTCGTGCTGCGGATCTCACGGCTGGCCGACGACCTGCCCGAGGTGGCCGAGTTGGAGCTCGACCCGGTCCTCGTGGCCCGGCACGGGTGCGCGGTCCTCGGTGCCCGGATCCGGCTCAGCCCGCCGCCGGCGCGGGTCCTCGACGAGGGTCCGCGGGCGCTGCGCTCGCCGCGTTGA
- a CDS encoding CbtB domain-containing protein yields the protein MRAGCLSTAHRHALFRSPTGKRCSAGCRRYRLHEFAHDGRHLLGVPCH from the coding sequence GTGCGAGCCGGCTGCCTCTCGACCGCGCACAGGCACGCGCTCTTCCGGTCCCCGACAGGGAAACGCTGTTCGGCGGGCTGCCGCCGGTATCGCCTGCACGAGTTCGCCCACGACGGCCGTCACCTGCTCGGCGTGCCCTGCCACTAG
- a CDS encoding pseudouridine-5'-phosphate glycosidase, producing the protein MPYLRVHPEVAQALDEGLPVVALESTIISHGLPRPDNLRVAREIERTVRAAGAVPATVAVCAGRVCVGLDDTELEAVASRDDVVKVSTRDLGTAAALGGYGATTVAATSHVAALVGIRVFATGGLGGVHREARESWDESADLVTLARTGIAVVCSGVKSILDVPATLERLETLNIAVVGYRTNAFPGFYLTDSGHPLEWRVESPEQVAEILRARDELGLDGLVVANPLPEDEQLDPGLHDRVLTAGLEALRQKGITGKKVTPFLLDFFHRETQGASLAANVRLVKRNADLAARIAVALART; encoded by the coding sequence ATGCCGTACCTACGCGTTCACCCTGAGGTGGCCCAGGCCCTGGACGAGGGGCTGCCCGTCGTCGCCCTGGAGAGCACGATCATCAGTCACGGCCTGCCGCGGCCGGACAACCTGCGGGTGGCCCGCGAGATCGAGCGGACCGTCCGCGCGGCCGGCGCCGTGCCGGCGACGGTCGCGGTCTGCGCGGGCCGGGTCTGCGTCGGGCTGGACGACACCGAGCTGGAGGCGGTCGCCAGCCGCGACGACGTGGTCAAGGTCAGCACGCGCGACCTGGGGACGGCGGCCGCGCTGGGGGGTTACGGCGCCACCACCGTCGCGGCCACCTCGCACGTGGCCGCGCTCGTCGGGATCCGGGTGTTCGCGACCGGAGGTCTGGGCGGGGTGCACCGGGAGGCGCGCGAGTCCTGGGACGAGTCCGCGGACCTGGTCACGCTGGCCCGTACCGGGATCGCGGTCGTGTGCTCGGGGGTGAAGTCGATCCTCGACGTGCCCGCCACGCTGGAGCGGCTGGAGACCCTGAACATCGCCGTGGTTGGGTACCGCACCAACGCGTTCCCGGGGTTCTACCTGACCGACTCCGGCCACCCGCTGGAGTGGCGGGTCGAGTCGCCCGAACAGGTGGCGGAGATCCTGCGGGCCCGCGACGAGCTGGGGCTGGACGGGCTGGTGGTCGCCAACCCGCTGCCGGAGGACGAGCAGCTCGATCCCGGGCTGCACGACCGGGTTCTCACCGCCGGGCTGGAGGCGCTGCGGCAGAAGGGGATCACCGGCAAGAAGGTGACCCCGTTCCTGCTCGACTTCTTCCACCGGGAGACCCAGGGGGCGAGCCTGGCGGCCAACGTCCGGCTGGTGAAGCGCAACGCCGACCTGGCCGCGCGGATCGCGGTGGCGCTGGCCCGCACGTGA